One Bacteriovorax sp. PP10 DNA segment encodes these proteins:
- the carB gene encoding carbamoyl-phosphate synthase large subunit → MERSFNLKLKKSKAYLHFEDGTSFKGYVNRDETDAELTTGIWGEAAFTTGMSGYQETMTDPSFLGQHIIFTNAHIGNYAVDERIMQSKKSHATCLIARNFSHNDFLDNIDIPLFSGADTRKLVRYLTSKKSSSHKSVLTFSATTPNKEAFNKARLLTDDLPLVSQKDAIVHIPGENPIVLMNYGIKEAIITQLMDLKVPLVSLPHNATVDTIKKYNPRLIFLSNGPGDPRNFTQEIAVVKDILTLNIPVRAICLGHQLIALALGIKILKLPFGQRGANHPVIDHITNKIVITSQNHGYAIDTESFHQMRVENSLKKELFVQHTSLFDDSIEGIASSDHFLKSVQFHPEANPGPHDAHEFFLEVREFLKSKSHAPIDTKKLFPFNKLSNRLKKETPYKRILLIGSGPIKIGQASEFDYSGTQALKSLKEEGIDVVLLNSNPATIMTDPEMCTRTYIEPITKETIKKIIIKEKVDAVLSTMGGQTALNLCVELEEENFLKEHNVALLGANVDTIKKTEDRALFAKELDKLGYQTGKRFTANSEAEALKMATDLVEFPLIIRRDFALGGKGAALVYNTKELKEVFTSDIKFPVTMEKSLVGQKEIELEVMVDCERNGVIICSIENVDPCGVHTGDSITVAPAMTISDRCMQQLRTMTLTIAKHMGVVAGGANVQFAINPDNEDDITVIEMNPRVSRSSALASKATGYPIAKISALLSIGYTLSEILNDITKASPVAFEPTLDYVALKIPIFPFNKFPSSSQTLGPQMRSVGEVLALGGSFNEAFLKALRALEMGLEVPSLSQLKNAPVELNREYLVKRLSTANELSLLTVLEALRFGMTKQEIFDITKITHWFIDQMILLVEAEKKLKHDVATSHAHKDMNMEREEFVDYKKLGFSDKHLAFMMNRSQKEILEYRFKHNIFPVYKAVDTCSGEFPVETPYFYSTYAEENEAESLSLKGKSVAILGSGPNRIGQGIEFDYSCVKSCERLKEKGIQSIMINSNPETVSTDYDSSNRLYLSPLYSEDLFDILINEKPFGVIASFSGQTGIQLREHLERSFRQDFFKINFLGPTWNVLELTEDRKLFSEITRKTQLSQTQAREVSGHKELVNAMVDIGFPVIIRPSYVIGGESMYIFYGHDDLNQLPQAFKDQLQNSNTVFQVENYLENAIEYDVDLVRDQFGNFCFTVCEHIEFAGVHSGDSGMITPPVVLTQKNFNELKSISFALANELGIVGPINFQYAIKDGKIYCIEANPRGSRTLPFLSKAYNISLPKIATDAMLGDKIDALEQPITGYFSVKQSTFPFDRFIQDNILLGPKMRSTGETMGIDRDKEAAILKSYQGNYPNISKKGKILLSLADQTKEMILPYLKSLHRIGFKFIATSGTCDYIKKQGIPCELVNKLDEEGLTILEALKDENMKMVFNTPQNQGQSQNDGEHIRNSAIQYAIPCFTRPENIKAVVEALIGTNDMEIIPLALQEMKH, encoded by the coding sequence ATGGAGAGAAGTTTTAATCTCAAACTAAAAAAATCGAAGGCCTATCTTCACTTTGAGGACGGGACGTCTTTTAAAGGTTACGTGAATAGAGATGAAACTGATGCCGAACTAACAACAGGAATTTGGGGAGAGGCAGCTTTCACCACAGGAATGAGCGGTTATCAGGAAACAATGACTGACCCTTCCTTTCTCGGTCAGCATATTATCTTCACCAACGCTCACATCGGAAATTACGCTGTAGATGAGAGAATCATGCAGTCGAAAAAATCACATGCGACTTGCCTCATCGCCAGAAATTTTTCACACAACGACTTCTTAGACAATATTGATATCCCACTTTTTTCAGGTGCGGATACAAGAAAGCTGGTTCGTTACTTAACCAGTAAAAAATCATCATCACATAAATCTGTTCTAACATTTAGTGCGACAACTCCGAATAAAGAAGCTTTCAATAAAGCTCGTCTTCTAACAGATGATCTTCCACTAGTTTCTCAAAAAGATGCCATCGTTCATATCCCGGGTGAAAACCCAATCGTTCTTATGAACTACGGGATTAAAGAAGCGATCATCACTCAGTTAATGGATCTAAAAGTTCCACTAGTGAGTCTTCCCCACAATGCCACTGTCGATACAATTAAAAAATATAATCCAAGACTGATTTTCTTATCGAATGGTCCTGGAGATCCAAGAAACTTCACGCAAGAAATTGCCGTTGTAAAAGATATTTTAACTCTGAACATTCCAGTTCGCGCGATCTGCTTAGGTCACCAGCTGATTGCTTTAGCTTTAGGAATAAAAATCCTAAAACTTCCTTTTGGACAACGTGGTGCCAACCATCCGGTTATCGACCATATCACTAATAAAATTGTGATCACGTCTCAAAACCATGGTTATGCGATTGATACAGAATCATTTCACCAAATGCGTGTAGAGAACTCTCTTAAAAAAGAGCTTTTCGTTCAACACACATCTTTATTCGATGACTCGATTGAAGGGATCGCAAGTTCTGATCACTTTTTAAAATCAGTGCAGTTTCACCCTGAAGCAAATCCAGGGCCTCATGATGCTCATGAATTCTTTCTGGAAGTGCGTGAGTTTTTAAAATCAAAGAGTCATGCTCCAATTGATACAAAAAAACTTTTCCCATTCAATAAACTTTCAAACCGTCTTAAGAAAGAAACTCCTTATAAGAGAATCCTTCTGATCGGCTCAGGCCCAATTAAAATTGGTCAGGCCTCTGAGTTCGACTACTCTGGAACTCAAGCACTAAAATCTCTTAAGGAAGAAGGAATTGATGTTGTCCTGCTGAATTCAAACCCAGCGACAATTATGACTGACCCTGAAATGTGTACGCGCACTTATATTGAGCCCATCACTAAAGAGACCATTAAAAAAATCATCATTAAAGAAAAAGTCGATGCCGTTTTATCAACAATGGGTGGGCAGACTGCACTTAACCTTTGTGTTGAACTAGAAGAAGAGAACTTCTTAAAAGAACACAACGTAGCTCTACTTGGAGCAAACGTTGATACAATTAAAAAGACTGAAGACCGTGCTCTTTTTGCAAAAGAACTAGATAAGCTTGGATACCAGACAGGCAAACGTTTTACAGCTAATAGCGAAGCTGAAGCTCTAAAAATGGCCACAGATCTTGTAGAATTCCCTCTTATCATCAGACGCGATTTCGCTCTTGGTGGAAAAGGTGCGGCCCTTGTTTATAATACAAAAGAATTAAAAGAAGTTTTTACTTCAGATATCAAATTTCCGGTAACAATGGAGAAATCCCTTGTTGGCCAAAAAGAGATTGAACTTGAAGTCATGGTCGACTGTGAACGTAACGGTGTCATCATCTGTTCGATTGAAAACGTCGATCCTTGTGGTGTGCATACGGGAGATTCAATTACGGTTGCTCCAGCAATGACGATCAGTGATCGTTGTATGCAACAGCTTCGTACAATGACTCTGACAATTGCCAAACATATGGGAGTTGTCGCTGGTGGAGCAAATGTTCAGTTCGCCATCAATCCAGACAATGAAGATGACATTACTGTTATTGAAATGAACCCACGTGTTTCAAGATCGTCTGCCCTTGCTTCAAAAGCAACCGGCTACCCGATTGCGAAAATCTCAGCTCTTCTTTCTATTGGATACACTCTTTCAGAAATTTTAAACGATATTACGAAAGCATCTCCCGTAGCATTCGAGCCAACACTGGACTACGTTGCTTTAAAAATTCCAATATTCCCTTTCAATAAATTCCCAAGTTCTTCTCAAACTCTTGGACCTCAGATGAGATCAGTTGGAGAAGTTTTAGCTCTTGGTGGAAGTTTTAATGAAGCTTTCTTAAAAGCACTACGCGCTCTGGAAATGGGACTTGAAGTTCCATCATTATCACAATTAAAAAATGCACCGGTTGAATTAAACCGCGAGTATCTGGTAAAGAGACTAAGCACGGCCAATGAACTCTCTCTGCTAACAGTTCTTGAAGCTCTTCGCTTCGGAATGACAAAACAAGAGATCTTCGACATTACAAAAATCACTCACTGGTTTATCGACCAGATGATTTTACTAGTTGAAGCTGAAAAGAAATTAAAACACGACGTTGCTACTTCTCATGCTCATAAAGACATGAACATGGAGCGCGAAGAATTTGTTGATTACAAAAAACTTGGATTCTCTGATAAGCATCTAGCTTTCATGATGAACAGATCTCAAAAAGAAATTTTAGAGTACCGCTTCAAGCACAACATCTTCCCAGTTTATAAAGCCGTTGATACTTGCTCGGGAGAATTCCCAGTTGAAACTCCTTACTTCTACTCTACTTATGCGGAAGAAAACGAAGCTGAATCTCTTTCTCTAAAAGGGAAATCAGTAGCGATTTTAGGATCAGGCCCAAATAGAATCGGCCAGGGAATTGAGTTCGACTACTCTTGTGTAAAATCTTGCGAGAGACTAAAAGAAAAAGGTATTCAGTCCATCATGATCAATTCAAACCCTGAAACGGTTTCAACTGACTATGATAGCTCGAACAGACTTTATTTATCGCCACTATACTCTGAAGATTTATTCGATATCTTAATTAACGAAAAACCTTTTGGTGTTATCGCTTCTTTCTCAGGTCAAACAGGGATTCAATTAAGAGAGCATCTAGAAAGAAGTTTCCGTCAGGACTTCTTCAAAATTAATTTCCTTGGACCTACTTGGAATGTTTTAGAGTTAACTGAAGATAGAAAACTCTTCAGCGAGATCACAAGAAAAACTCAATTATCTCAAACTCAAGCAAGAGAAGTTTCAGGTCACAAAGAATTAGTGAATGCCATGGTTGATATCGGCTTTCCTGTTATCATCAGACCAAGTTATGTTATCGGTGGTGAATCGATGTACATTTTCTACGGACACGATGACTTAAACCAATTGCCACAAGCTTTTAAAGATCAGCTGCAAAACTCAAATACAGTTTTCCAGGTTGAAAACTATCTTGAAAACGCAATTGAATACGATGTGGATTTAGTCCGCGATCAATTTGGAAACTTCTGTTTTACGGTTTGTGAGCATATCGAATTTGCCGGAGTCCACTCAGGTGACTCGGGAATGATCACTCCTCCTGTTGTTTTAACTCAGAAAAATTTTAATGAGCTAAAATCTATTTCATTTGCTCTAGCTAATGAATTGGGAATCGTGGGACCGATTAACTTCCAGTACGCGATCAAAGACGGAAAAATTTATTGTATCGAAGCTAATCCAAGAGGATCGAGAACTCTTCCGTTCTTAAGTAAGGCCTATAATATTTCTCTTCCAAAGATTGCCACAGATGCGATGCTTGGAGATAAGATCGATGCCCTTGAGCAACCAATTACCGGTTACTTCTCGGTAAAACAATCGACTTTCCCATTCGACAGATTCATTCAGGACAATATTTTACTCGGGCCTAAAATGAGATCGACTGGTGAGACGATGGGAATTGACCGCGATAAAGAAGCGGCCATTTTAAAATCTTATCAAGGGAACTACCCGAATATTTCAAAGAAAGGAAAAATCCTTTTAAGTCTTGCAGACCAAACGAAAGAAATGATTCTTCCATACTTGAAGTCCCTTCATAGAATTGGGTTTAAGTTTATCGCGACATCTGGAACTTGTGACTATATTAAAAAACAAGGGATTCCTTGTGAACTGGTTAACAAACTTGATGAAGAAGGGTTAACGATTCTTGAGGCCTTAAAAGATGAAAATATGAAAATGGTTTTCAATACTCCACAAAACCAAGGGCAGTCGCAAAATGATGGAGAGCATATTAGAAACTCTGCTATCCAATACGCGATCCCATGTTTTACTCGCCCTGAGAATATCAAGGCCGTGGTTGAAGCATTGATTGGAACGAACGATATGGAAATCATCCCTCTTGCACTACAGGAAATGAAACACTAA
- a CDS encoding D-glycero-alpha-D-manno-heptose-1,7-bisphosphate 7-phosphatase: MNKALFLDRDGILNLDKGYVYKWDDLVWMEEIFEIIKMANDRGYKVIILTNQSGIHRGMYTREDVHLLHKQMEEHLTKKGLHIDDWFYCAEMDSIDRKPRPGMLLSAQKKHNIDLEKSFMVGDKATDIFETDGSFKRPMTFLIRGNYDLTHPDIGSGVKVFENHAEVLEELKKRL; the protein is encoded by the coding sequence ATGAATAAGGCCCTATTTCTCGACCGCGACGGAATATTAAATCTTGATAAGGGTTACGTTTATAAATGGGACGACCTGGTCTGGATGGAAGAGATTTTTGAAATCATTAAAATGGCCAATGACCGCGGATATAAAGTGATTATTCTTACAAACCAATCGGGGATTCACCGTGGGATGTATACGAGAGAAGATGTTCATTTACTTCACAAGCAAATGGAAGAGCATTTAACGAAAAAGGGTCTGCATATAGACGACTGGTTCTACTGTGCCGAAATGGACAGCATCGACCGCAAGCCTCGTCCGGGAATGCTTCTGTCCGCACAAAAAAAGCACAATATCGATCTGGAAAAATCATTTATGGTAGGCGATAAGGCCACTGATATTTTTGAAACTGATGGATCGTTCAAGAGACCTATGACTTTTTTAATTCGTGGTAACTACGACCTCACTCACCCCGATATTGGGTCGGGGGTAAAGGTTTTTGAAAATCATGCCGAAGTGTTGGAAGAATTAAAAAAGAGATTATGA
- a CDS encoding aspartate/ornithine carbamoyltransferase family protein, with amino-acid sequence MASFPSLLESIDDLSLEQIEVLVSRSQHFKNNPQLSPFNTTPKPIIATSFLENSTRTKHSFAVAIRRLGGLYLDFNAETSSLKKGESLEETFLTLFYQGVNLCVFRSSVSNQLAQFKDAPPIKLVNGGDGVNEHPSQALLDLFTLLELSPDLEGKTISIIGDNIHSRVAHSLMKLLPQYGMKIILSGPKEFLPDASTLPPNVELSTNRDETVKRSDFIYLLRIQKERHADSNNSDDHYLETNGVSLDLLKKLNKLVPVLHPGPANIGVELDQALIKSSLYKGYLQVENSIPMRMAIIEAMLLNNDSNIGRINGEKF; translated from the coding sequence ATGGCTTCATTTCCTTCATTACTTGAAAGTATCGACGATCTTTCCCTAGAACAGATCGAAGTACTTGTCTCTCGTTCCCAGCATTTCAAAAACAATCCACAGCTATCTCCTTTTAATACGACTCCCAAACCCATCATTGCCACTTCATTTTTAGAAAACTCGACTAGAACTAAACATTCTTTCGCTGTTGCTATCAGAAGATTAGGCGGGCTTTATTTAGACTTTAATGCAGAAACATCAAGTTTAAAAAAGGGCGAGAGCTTAGAAGAAACATTCCTGACTCTTTTTTACCAAGGGGTCAACCTTTGCGTTTTCAGATCGAGTGTCTCAAATCAATTAGCGCAGTTTAAAGACGCCCCTCCTATTAAGTTAGTTAATGGTGGCGACGGTGTGAATGAACACCCTTCTCAGGCCCTTTTAGACCTCTTCACGCTATTAGAATTGTCTCCCGATCTAGAAGGAAAAACCATTTCCATTATCGGCGACAATATTCACTCCCGTGTGGCCCATTCTTTAATGAAGCTTCTTCCACAATATGGAATGAAAATTATTTTAAGTGGCCCAAAAGAATTTTTACCAGACGCTTCGACCTTGCCTCCTAATGTTGAACTTTCAACAAACAGAGATGAAACCGTTAAGAGAAGCGACTTTATTTATCTTTTGAGAATTCAAAAAGAGCGTCACGCCGATTCAAATAATTCAGATGACCACTACCTTGAAACTAATGGTGTGAGTTTAGACCTATTAAAAAAATTAAATAAGCTTGTACCAGTTCTGCATCCAGGCCCTGCCAATATTGGCGTGGAACTAGACCAGGCACTGATAAAATCGTCTTTATATAAAGGCTACCTGCAAGTTGAAAATTCAATCCCTATGAGAATGGCCATTATTGAGGCCATGCTATTAAATAACGATTCAAACATTGGAAGAATTAATGGAGAGAAGTTTTAA